In Pseudobdellovibrionaceae bacterium, the following proteins share a genomic window:
- a CDS encoding ATP-binding protein, whose amino-acid sequence MRIYSFVRKGLELVPIEVEINLMAGSNQLQIMGLPDTAIKESGLRIKSALKSQGFEWPAGQQILVNLRPSHWRKSSRGLELAIACGYLWRSGQVEPPGELKDEAFVYGELGLDGKVYAPGDLESLFDHPESVPILTGKIRGRTPHRLLSLENLSQVTEPDVQVPVQEEEAQFSDLHVTDERGFIFPAQVGRLLTMVACGEHPTLLAGPAGSGKTTFAQALHSLLSPPSPDQAREISRIRRWFNSPEERQRPFVCPHHTIPPMSMIGGGVPVFPGEITRAHGGLLVMDEFLEFHNQVKEALREPLEGGEIVISRVGQTQVLPARFQLLATTNLCHCGRLVPGKRMNCHYSLTRCRSYLEKLSGPLLDRFDVLAFSDSWLKGGGPLASKKKQGPTMNLIQISEQVQKVRGFQMQRTGEAWPRPNGRADGLQIAESLDEFTRENLLPSTGGSQRRARAMMRVARTLADMDLAEQITTKHIDEAAQWAWQSFEDLHRIFA is encoded by the coding sequence ATGAGAATCTATTCGTTTGTCCGCAAAGGTTTAGAATTGGTGCCCATCGAAGTTGAAATCAATTTGATGGCGGGAAGTAACCAACTGCAAATCATGGGCTTGCCCGACACTGCCATTAAGGAGAGCGGTTTAAGGATCAAGTCGGCACTTAAGAGCCAGGGCTTTGAGTGGCCGGCAGGCCAGCAGATATTGGTCAACTTAAGACCCTCTCACTGGCGTAAGAGTAGTCGCGGCTTGGAACTGGCCATTGCCTGCGGCTATCTTTGGCGCTCGGGACAAGTGGAGCCTCCGGGCGAGCTTAAAGATGAAGCATTTGTTTACGGTGAATTGGGCCTGGACGGAAAGGTCTATGCCCCGGGGGATTTGGAGTCCCTGTTTGATCACCCGGAGTCAGTTCCCATTTTGACCGGAAAAATTCGCGGTCGAACCCCGCACCGCTTGCTCAGCCTGGAAAATCTCAGTCAGGTAACAGAACCCGATGTTCAGGTTCCAGTCCAAGAAGAAGAGGCCCAGTTCTCTGATCTTCATGTGACCGATGAACGCGGTTTCATCTTCCCGGCTCAGGTGGGTCGCCTCCTCACTATGGTTGCCTGCGGGGAGCATCCCACTTTGCTCGCCGGTCCCGCCGGATCAGGTAAGACCACTTTTGCTCAAGCACTACATTCACTATTGTCTCCTCCCTCCCCCGATCAGGCTCGGGAGATTTCCCGCATTCGCCGCTGGTTTAACTCGCCCGAGGAACGCCAAAGACCTTTTGTCTGTCCTCACCACACCATTCCTCCCATGTCGATGATTGGCGGTGGGGTGCCGGTGTTCCCAGGGGAAATCACCCGAGCCCACGGGGGCCTTTTAGTCATGGATGAGTTTTTGGAATTCCACAATCAGGTTAAAGAGGCCCTGCGGGAACCACTAGAGGGGGGAGAGATTGTCATCTCCCGTGTTGGCCAGACTCAAGTTCTCCCTGCTCGCTTTCAACTTTTGGCCACCACCAACCTTTGCCATTGTGGGCGCTTGGTTCCGGGCAAGCGAATGAACTGCCACTACAGTTTGACCCGATGTCGTTCTTATTTGGAAAAACTGAGTGGTCCACTGCTTGATCGGTTTGATGTCTTGGCCTTTAGCGACAGTTGGCTCAAAGGTGGTGGGCCCTTGGCCAGCAAGAAGAAACAGGGCCCAACCATGAACTTGATCCAAATCAGCGAGCAGGTCCAGAAGGTTCGAGGCTTTCAGATGCAGCGAACCGGGGAGGCTTGGCCCCGCCCTAACGGAAGGGCCGATGGTCTTCAGATTGCTGAAAGTCTGGACGAATTCACCCGCGAGAACCTCCTACCCTCAACTGGTGGTTCCCAGCGCCGAGCTCGGGCCATGATGCGGGTAGCCAGGACATTGGCTGATATGGATTTGGCTGAGCAAATCACCACCAAACATATAGATGAGGCCGCCCAGTGGGCCTGGCAGAGCTTCGAAGACCTTCATAGAATATTTGCCTGA
- a CDS encoding helix-turn-helix domain-containing protein, which translates to MGESLPPGMQGNRWIDVKTTAKLLGRSVAAVRALIYRGKLPCRKYLGRIYVDQYELMRAIENSKM; encoded by the coding sequence ATGGGCGAATCACTTCCGCCCGGAATGCAGGGAAATCGTTGGATTGATGTGAAGACAACCGCCAAATTGCTAGGGCGATCAGTAGCCGCTGTGAGGGCCCTGATCTACAGAGGAAAGTTACCTTGCCGAAAGTATTTGGGAAGAATATACGTTGATCAATATGAGCTCATGCGAGCCATCGAAAACTCTAAAATGTAG
- a CDS encoding tyrosine-type recombinase/integrase, with product MALDYWVEFFEDLQHVRGRSLNTVMAYRRDLELYEEFKSKHSEISHIYEYMSKKGLSVRSQARVVSSLRTYLRFCEKQGQKVPELRQLRPPKVKVGLPRGLTTEDFLRLFNACEVENPYRTARNQVTLLMLFGLGCRVSELIGLDIADFNETDGWVRVQGKGGKERLIPLTEKLLRELKDYLVHVRSHLVKKADNAILINDRGRRPSRVDIWRWLSAWSEKAGFDEPVSPHKFRHGCATALLESGADLRSIQMLLGHSSIQTTQIYTNVSAAKIRDEIDRNHPLSEEANS from the coding sequence ATGGCATTAGACTACTGGGTAGAATTCTTCGAAGATTTACAGCACGTGCGTGGTCGTTCCCTCAACACGGTGATGGCCTATCGTCGCGACTTAGAACTGTATGAAGAATTCAAATCCAAGCACTCTGAGATTTCCCACATTTATGAGTATATGAGCAAAAAGGGTTTGAGCGTTAGGTCTCAGGCGCGGGTGGTTTCCAGTTTGCGCACCTATCTTCGTTTTTGCGAAAAACAAGGACAAAAGGTGCCCGAGCTTCGCCAGTTGCGGCCACCAAAGGTCAAAGTGGGGCTGCCTCGTGGTTTGACGACTGAAGATTTTCTGCGGCTGTTCAATGCCTGTGAGGTGGAAAACCCTTATCGTACGGCACGCAATCAGGTCACGCTTTTGATGCTCTTTGGACTGGGCTGTCGGGTCAGTGAGCTCATTGGTCTGGACATTGCGGATTTCAACGAAACTGACGGTTGGGTGCGGGTTCAAGGCAAAGGCGGCAAAGAGCGGCTCATTCCCTTGACCGAAAAGCTTTTGCGGGAACTAAAGGACTATTTGGTTCACGTGCGCAGCCACTTGGTCAAAAAAGCCGACAATGCCATTTTGATTAATGACAGGGGGCGACGTCCCAGTCGGGTGGATATTTGGCGATGGCTGTCGGCTTGGTCCGAAAAGGCCGGTTTTGACGAGCCGGTGAGTCCCCACAAGTTCCGTCACGGATGTGCCACTGCTCTTTTGGAATCAGGTGCTGATTTACGTTCCATTCAAATGCTTTTGGGGCATTCCAGTATTCAGACCACCCAAATCTACACGAACGTGTCGGCGGCCAAAATTCGTGATGAGATCGACCGCAACCATCCCCTGTCTGAAGAAGCCAACTCCTAA
- a CDS encoding TlpA family protein disulfide reductase yields the protein MRSSGVFWLIGLLVAVLLSGTLGWELYHSFSRDEVSGNVAGKGIHDFSLQSLDGNGVSLRQFSGKVVLVNFWASWCGPCLQEFPSMVKLLDQHSQKLAMVAISADHRKEDIANFLKAFDGKRPNLFVAWDPSSSVSTRYGVDALPETFLFSPTGELLDHIVGARDWSDPQLLEKARSHLTP from the coding sequence ATGAGGAGCTCAGGAGTTTTTTGGCTTATCGGGTTATTAGTTGCCGTTCTTCTCAGTGGGACTTTGGGGTGGGAACTGTATCATTCTTTTTCAAGGGACGAGGTAAGTGGGAACGTCGCAGGGAAAGGGATTCATGATTTTTCTCTGCAATCACTTGATGGAAATGGGGTCTCTTTGCGCCAGTTTTCCGGGAAAGTGGTGCTGGTGAATTTTTGGGCCAGTTGGTGCGGTCCGTGTCTCCAGGAGTTTCCCAGCATGGTGAAGCTGCTTGATCAGCATTCGCAGAAGTTGGCAATGGTGGCCATTTCGGCCGATCACCGTAAGGAGGACATCGCCAACTTCTTGAAGGCTTTTGATGGCAAACGGCCCAACCTGTTTGTTGCTTGGGATCCCAGCAGTTCAGTTTCCACTCGCTATGGAGTGGATGCCCTGCCTGAGACCTTTTTGTTTTCGCCTACTGGCGAGCTCCTCGATCATATTGTTGGCGCCCGGGACTGGTCAGATCCCCAGCTGCTTGAGAAGGCAAGATCTCACCTGACCCCCTAG
- the ccsA gene encoding cytochrome c biogenesis protein CcsA — MRYLIAVFILLVSMSAVSQEGGAGFEDPRQGFLDKAKSLPTAQLAKIPVRHEGRIKPFDSLARETVLFITGKYKFWGLDPVQMYFGMVLFEQVDRLEIVNIREPDIREQLGFARDRRYVSVKELTDTNLQQLAMPLMQQQEASSKSLKPMEKQLLDVFHQVWLVRQVQSADQLFEALQFSDAARSGQDGAPHGGGEGKAILSAGTVLLKSLAMGADQGVIADQVSSLNQLLRAQPMDSRLQEQLGKVSMEVTYTRMRLFFWTAILLLLMGGLAFWSPVADRLKGSLWWLAGVPVLLMSYGLGLRTWITGFSPVTNMYGTMIWVALGVVLFSIILLKLYKQATMVGVIWLAAGGSLLFTEGMPLVLSPDLDPIMAVLRSNFWLTTHVLTITISYAAFSIAMMIGNAGLVRQLLFPESRSGWLKSWSHMVYRMVQLGVFLLSVGIILGGVWADYSWGRFWGWDPKETWALIADIGFLLLLHGRFVGWIGPYALLAWSPIAYLLVIMAWYGVNFILATGLHSYGFSSGGAKLVVTYMVSQVTLVVIAVLGAKLRSRVQMETKS; from the coding sequence TTGCGCTACCTAATTGCAGTTTTTATTCTATTGGTTTCCATGTCGGCTGTGTCCCAAGAGGGAGGTGCTGGCTTTGAAGATCCTCGGCAGGGTTTTTTGGACAAAGCCAAGAGTCTGCCAACTGCACAGTTGGCCAAAATTCCCGTCCGCCATGAGGGGCGCATTAAGCCCTTTGACAGTTTGGCTCGCGAGACAGTGTTGTTTATTACGGGAAAGTACAAGTTTTGGGGTCTCGATCCTGTGCAGATGTATTTCGGGATGGTGCTGTTTGAGCAGGTAGATCGACTGGAAATCGTTAATATCCGGGAGCCGGACATCCGAGAACAGTTAGGGTTTGCCAGGGATCGTCGGTATGTTTCTGTCAAAGAGCTGACGGATACTAACCTGCAGCAGCTTGCCATGCCTTTGATGCAACAACAGGAGGCCAGCTCAAAGAGTCTTAAGCCCATGGAAAAGCAACTTCTCGACGTGTTTCACCAGGTGTGGCTTGTTCGGCAGGTGCAGAGCGCTGATCAACTTTTTGAGGCTTTACAGTTTTCGGACGCTGCCCGTTCCGGCCAGGATGGTGCTCCCCATGGAGGGGGGGAAGGTAAGGCAATATTGTCAGCAGGCACAGTTCTTCTTAAAAGTCTGGCTATGGGTGCGGATCAAGGGGTAATTGCTGATCAGGTTTCCAGCTTGAATCAACTGTTGCGTGCTCAACCCATGGATAGTCGTCTTCAAGAACAGTTGGGCAAGGTGTCGATGGAAGTCACCTACACACGTATGCGCCTCTTTTTTTGGACGGCAATTTTGCTTTTGTTAATGGGTGGATTGGCATTTTGGTCACCAGTGGCGGACAGGCTAAAGGGGTCTCTGTGGTGGTTGGCAGGAGTACCGGTCTTGTTGATGTCCTATGGCCTTGGGCTGCGTACTTGGATCACTGGGTTTTCTCCAGTGACCAATATGTATGGAACCATGATTTGGGTGGCCCTTGGTGTTGTACTTTTCAGTATTATTCTCCTCAAGTTGTACAAGCAGGCGACAATGGTGGGAGTGATCTGGTTGGCCGCGGGTGGAAGTCTTCTGTTTACTGAAGGAATGCCATTGGTGCTGAGTCCGGATTTGGATCCCATCATGGCAGTCCTGAGAAGTAATTTTTGGCTCACGACCCACGTATTGACCATCACCATTTCTTATGCAGCCTTCAGTATTGCAATGATGATTGGCAATGCGGGATTGGTTCGACAGCTACTCTTTCCCGAATCTCGGTCGGGCTGGCTAAAGTCCTGGTCCCACATGGTCTATCGAATGGTCCAGTTGGGTGTATTTTTGCTCAGTGTTGGAATCATTCTTGGTGGAGTGTGGGCAGACTACTCCTGGGGTCGTTTTTGGGGTTGGGACCCAAAGGAAACTTGGGCTTTGATTGCGGACATTGGATTTTTGTTGCTGCTTCATGGTCGTTTTGTGGGGTGGATCGGTCCCTATGCACTTTTGGCCTGGTCACCAATCGCCTATTTGTTGGTGATTATGGCCTGGTATGGGGTGAACTTCATTCTTGCAACTGGTTTACATTCCTACGGATTCTCCAGTGGTGGAGCCAAATTGGTCGTGACTTACATGGTGAGTCAAGTTACCCTGGTAGTGATAGCGGTTCTTGGGGCAAAACTTCGTTCCCGAGTTCAAATGGAAACAAAATCCTGA
- a CDS encoding site-specific integrase → MVREYFVDGKRLFRASVVRTSKKNPAVTVRKTKTGIHTLQEAKRIERRLEKLVLRLVTERENDQEKWETLVERWELSVRRDCIFTSRISVRTLADYLSVIHKHTSDWMSLPVNRLDKAQVWRRLHEVESSLSISRQKKLRSAIDSVLKWAALSGALPKSFSLPTEGYRATRKEEEKKPEILTIEEVRTLLKRAKELKHPWYPVWAVALHTGMRSGELISLRWQNVDMEGAVIFVHENWTNKTGFGPTKGRYWRTVPINSELASLLKELKGICKGSEFVLPRFQAWKDGRQAEVLRAFCVGVGLPSIRFHSLRSCACTALLRDGVAPVIVMQIFGWKSLQVMERYLRLAGSSVAGATEGLKFLPPSDAMGRVVKLFGSE, encoded by the coding sequence ATGGTTAGAGAGTATTTCGTTGATGGCAAGAGGCTCTTTCGAGCCTCTGTTGTTCGAACTAGTAAGAAGAATCCTGCGGTTACGGTTAGAAAGACCAAAACAGGAATACATACTTTGCAGGAGGCTAAAAGAATTGAAAGGAGGCTAGAGAAGTTGGTGTTGAGGCTCGTCACCGAGAGAGAAAATGACCAGGAAAAATGGGAAACGTTGGTCGAGAGGTGGGAGCTTTCAGTCAGGAGGGATTGTATTTTCACATCGAGAATTAGTGTGAGAACCCTGGCTGATTATCTTTCAGTCATTCATAAACACACCTCGGACTGGATGAGTCTTCCTGTGAATAGGCTGGATAAGGCTCAGGTCTGGAGAAGGTTGCATGAGGTGGAGTCTTCTTTGTCAATCTCACGCCAGAAGAAGTTGCGATCGGCGATCGACTCTGTATTGAAGTGGGCTGCGCTTTCTGGAGCGCTTCCCAAGTCATTTAGCCTTCCTACTGAGGGTTATAGGGCCACCCGGAAAGAAGAAGAAAAGAAGCCCGAAATTTTAACCATTGAGGAGGTAAGGACTCTCTTGAAGCGAGCAAAGGAACTCAAGCACCCTTGGTACCCAGTCTGGGCTGTAGCGCTCCACACGGGAATGCGTAGTGGCGAGCTTATCTCGCTGAGGTGGCAAAATGTGGACATGGAAGGCGCTGTTATCTTTGTTCACGAGAATTGGACCAACAAGACCGGGTTTGGGCCGACCAAGGGAAGGTACTGGAGAACTGTGCCCATAAACTCAGAACTTGCCTCTCTCCTTAAGGAACTGAAGGGCATCTGTAAGGGCTCAGAATTCGTTCTCCCGAGGTTTCAGGCGTGGAAGGATGGACGGCAGGCAGAGGTACTCAGGGCGTTTTGTGTGGGCGTAGGTTTGCCTTCAATAAGGTTTCACTCCCTCAGAAGTTGCGCCTGTACAGCCCTTTTGCGTGATGGCGTTGCACCGGTAATTGTTATGCAGATTTTCGGGTGGAAATCACTCCAGGTCATGGAGAGGTACCTCAGGTTGGCTGGTTCGAGTGTTGCTGGAGCAACCGAGGGATTAAAATTTCTGCCGCCAAGCGATGCAATGGGACGAGTAGTGAAGCTATTTGGATCTGAGTGA
- a CDS encoding cytidine deaminase, with protein sequence MLASTTDLIIGLVAPLGTDLDQYIEPLSVAFENLDYKPNEINLTDWLTKQFTAPRFNSYFEEVSWKIDKGNEIRKSGNNAVFAEYAIYQIRQFESQRSSNVPTVHIIRQFKRPEEIERMKEIFGDQFLLLGVNTSKRDRKSYLTNVKNICSDEADTLITRDEKEDGNKLGQRMEDTFQLADVFVSNDLIDNQINRFVDLVFSNPFQTPTPDEYFMFLAYASSLRSSDLSRQVGAVIVSPEKDLIAAGCNEVPSPGGGNYWPGDPFDKRDFQLGRDFNHERREMIYDEICEKHHQNIISLLHKLEKDLKLDNGSNGAITEIIENYNSKDFKKSIDETSLRDLTEYGRPVHAEMNAIISSARIGIGTKGSVLYCTTFPCHNCTKHIIAAGITKVIYIEPYPKSLAGYLHKDALDSDNPTQVEFRPFVGVSPVRYSDLFATNLKRLGKTIERKDKETGKKLLYSGDKKTFRYKRHGSEAEKKSIGNIEAKIKDIEGREITKANNEFKEGEKEYLDSRSAVKINRADEET encoded by the coding sequence ATGCTTGCCTCTACCACTGATCTCATTATTGGACTTGTCGCACCTTTGGGTACTGATCTTGATCAATATATTGAGCCCTTATCGGTTGCATTTGAAAATTTAGATTACAAGCCGAATGAAATTAATCTAACGGACTGGCTAACCAAGCAATTCACTGCACCCAGATTTAATTCCTATTTTGAAGAAGTCTCTTGGAAAATCGACAAAGGAAATGAAATCCGAAAGAGCGGCAACAATGCCGTTTTCGCTGAGTATGCGATTTATCAGATTAGGCAGTTTGAATCCCAGCGTTCATCAAATGTGCCAACTGTACATATCATCAGGCAATTCAAACGACCTGAAGAAATCGAAAGGATGAAAGAGATATTTGGTGACCAGTTTCTTCTTCTCGGAGTAAATACATCGAAAAGAGATCGCAAATCATATCTTACCAATGTGAAAAACATCTGCTCTGACGAGGCCGACACTCTCATCACGAGAGATGAAAAGGAGGACGGCAACAAGCTCGGACAAAGAATGGAAGATACCTTTCAACTTGCGGATGTCTTCGTCTCAAACGACCTCATAGATAATCAGATTAATAGGTTCGTCGATTTAGTATTTAGCAATCCTTTTCAAACTCCAACACCAGACGAATACTTTATGTTTTTAGCATATGCATCTTCATTGCGTTCTAGTGACCTATCTAGGCAAGTTGGTGCAGTCATAGTTTCGCCCGAAAAGGATCTAATCGCAGCGGGCTGTAACGAGGTGCCTTCTCCGGGCGGTGGCAACTACTGGCCTGGAGATCCCTTTGACAAGAGAGACTTTCAACTTGGTCGAGACTTCAATCATGAACGGCGTGAAATGATTTATGATGAAATTTGTGAAAAGCATCACCAAAACATTATCTCTCTTCTGCACAAATTAGAGAAGGATTTGAAACTAGATAACGGCTCCAATGGCGCGATTACGGAAATTATTGAAAATTACAATTCCAAAGACTTCAAGAAGTCTATAGACGAAACTTCTCTTCGAGATCTAACTGAATATGGAAGACCGGTGCATGCTGAAATGAATGCGATAATTTCAAGCGCTAGAATCGGTATTGGCACAAAAGGCTCAGTTCTCTATTGTACAACCTTCCCGTGCCACAACTGCACTAAGCATATCATTGCAGCTGGGATAACAAAGGTCATTTATATTGAGCCCTACCCAAAAAGTCTTGCCGGCTACCTTCACAAGGACGCATTAGATTCTGACAATCCCACTCAGGTTGAATTTAGACCATTCGTCGGAGTGAGTCCCGTCCGTTATTCTGACCTTTTCGCAACCAATCTAAAACGTCTCGGTAAAACCATTGAACGCAAAGATAAAGAAACTGGCAAAAAACTCCTGTATTCTGGTGACAAGAAAACTTTCCGATACAAACGACACGGAAGTGAAGCCGAAAAGAAGTCTATTGGTAATATCGAGGCGAAAATTAAGGATATTGAAGGAAGAGAGATTACAAAGGCTAATAATGAATTTAAGGAAGGCGAAAAGGAGTATTTAGATTCTAGATCCGCCGTGAAAATCAATAGGGCTGACGAAGAAACCTAA
- a CDS encoding NAD(P)-binding domain-containing protein, translating to MAIVELISNHLEIITVGIVSAVAYYGIRGEKTASDAAVKVLAKAKKSGMDTPFTLHPEVDPKKCIGCGSCTRVCPEGDILRLVDHLSTLVSPTKCVGHGECAVACPAGAITLVFGTKKVGLDMPRLSPNYETNVSGVYIVGELGGMGLIRNAVKQGKIAGEHAVKNLSGRGGQTQTDVVIIGAGPAGLSAALAAIKAGKRYIGLDQNTLGGVVNNFPRQKIVMTYPAELPIVGLMKFARNKVTKEELLAYWRAVMRKTGLKIREKVKFQGFVEHNGVITVNTSEGSITTKKLILALGVAGSPRKLGLPNEDLAKVTYSLIDPDHYMGKKIVIVGAGNSALEAAKMLAHAKRSNEVTILVRGKAIDRANDENREDVEKLERQGRLKIWFESQVSEIHEDRLVVSKQGEPVTVANDFLFVFAGAEKPYGRLTKLGITIEKKFGEAFQQAA from the coding sequence ATGGCTATAGTGGAGTTGATCTCCAATCATCTTGAAATCATCACAGTGGGAATCGTCTCAGCGGTCGCCTATTATGGCATTCGTGGGGAGAAAACTGCATCTGATGCGGCCGTGAAGGTCTTGGCCAAAGCCAAAAAGTCGGGGATGGACACTCCATTTACCCTTCATCCGGAAGTGGACCCCAAAAAATGCATTGGGTGTGGATCCTGTACGCGGGTGTGCCCCGAAGGCGATATTCTGAGGCTTGTGGATCATCTTTCCACATTGGTATCACCTACCAAATGTGTCGGCCACGGTGAGTGTGCGGTGGCCTGTCCAGCTGGGGCCATCACCTTGGTGTTTGGTACCAAAAAGGTGGGGCTCGATATGCCGCGCCTCTCTCCCAACTATGAAACCAATGTATCTGGTGTTTATATCGTCGGAGAATTGGGCGGTATGGGCCTGATTCGCAATGCGGTTAAGCAGGGCAAGATTGCGGGTGAACACGCTGTTAAGAACCTGTCTGGACGGGGAGGTCAAACCCAGACAGATGTGGTGATCATCGGCGCTGGCCCAGCAGGCCTATCCGCAGCGCTTGCGGCGATTAAAGCAGGCAAACGCTATATCGGTTTGGATCAGAACACTCTCGGAGGGGTGGTCAACAACTTCCCTCGACAAAAAATCGTCATGACCTATCCGGCTGAACTGCCGATCGTCGGTCTGATGAAGTTTGCCAGGAACAAGGTGACCAAAGAGGAGCTCTTGGCCTACTGGCGGGCTGTCATGAGGAAAACGGGTCTCAAGATCCGCGAAAAAGTAAAATTTCAAGGTTTTGTCGAACACAATGGTGTGATCACGGTGAACACCAGTGAGGGATCTATCACCACCAAAAAACTCATCCTGGCTCTGGGAGTGGCTGGAAGTCCTCGCAAATTGGGTCTGCCCAATGAAGATCTGGCTAAAGTCACCTATAGCCTGATTGATCCTGATCACTATATGGGTAAAAAGATTGTGATTGTTGGCGCAGGAAACTCGGCACTTGAGGCGGCCAAAATGCTAGCTCATGCCAAGCGCAGTAATGAAGTTACAATTCTCGTAAGGGGCAAGGCCATTGACCGAGCCAACGACGAAAACCGTGAAGATGTGGAAAAACTAGAGAGGCAGGGAAGGCTCAAAATTTGGTTTGAATCCCAGGTCTCAGAAATCCATGAGGACCGGCTCGTCGTCAGCAAACAAGGCGAACCGGTGACGGTAGCCAATGATTTCCTTTTTGTGTTCGCAGGAGCCGAAAAACCCTATGGCCGTTTGACGAAACTTGGGATTACAATAGAAAAGAAATTTGGCGAGGCCTTTCAGCAGGCCGCTTGA
- a CDS encoding HNH endonuclease has product MEAVNLLDEYSVEIECVFEGERYSVRDNGAILRHERPGGRSRPNDNKWTFGKPNRQNAYLMFSGVRVHRIVATAFHGDPPDPKYVVDHIDTNCRNNRPENLRWLTRLENSLQNPVTRKKIEYLCGSIDAFLENPSMLNGLATGSNYAWMRSVTPEEAHNCKVRMSAWAKLKKKPSKPGAKPIQSFGSRVYKPLQKWEVGLAGEPGLELTCTPGCASFFWRGRDKFPCSPEETGINPISDYFQKLKPGLEFSYSDLDDWSPRLLICDYELINEGTLILVMCERDDGKWTVAGIEFHGRSQHFVHFHLGDYGERGEAESAFEGKRRLKDFWSEAYKSQNKVISKPTVSSIESIECSAGQS; this is encoded by the coding sequence ATGGAGGCAGTCAATTTGTTGGATGAGTATTCGGTCGAAATAGAATGTGTGTTTGAAGGTGAGCGATATTCAGTTAGAGACAATGGAGCTATTCTCCGACATGAAAGACCGGGCGGTAGATCTCGTCCCAACGACAACAAGTGGACATTTGGAAAACCGAATAGGCAAAATGCATATTTGATGTTTTCCGGCGTGAGGGTACACAGGATTGTTGCGACCGCTTTTCATGGCGATCCACCAGATCCCAAATATGTAGTTGATCATATCGACACCAACTGTCGGAATAATCGGCCGGAAAACCTGAGATGGTTGACCCGACTTGAAAACTCGTTACAGAACCCAGTCACTAGGAAAAAGATTGAGTATCTTTGCGGCAGTATCGATGCATTTCTTGAAAATCCATCTATGCTAAATGGCCTGGCGACGGGTTCAAACTATGCCTGGATGCGGTCTGTGACGCCAGAGGAAGCTCACAATTGCAAAGTTCGGATGTCGGCTTGGGCAAAGTTAAAGAAGAAGCCTAGCAAGCCAGGAGCCAAACCAATACAGTCGTTTGGATCTAGAGTCTATAAACCGCTACAAAAATGGGAAGTTGGACTAGCTGGAGAACCGGGACTTGAGTTGACCTGCACTCCTGGTTGCGCCAGTTTCTTTTGGAGAGGCAGAGACAAGTTCCCATGTAGTCCCGAGGAGACCGGTATCAACCCAATCTCTGATTACTTTCAGAAGCTTAAGCCGGGTTTGGAGTTTTCTTATAGCGATTTAGATGATTGGAGCCCAAGGCTGTTGATCTGCGACTATGAGTTAATAAATGAAGGAACACTAATTTTGGTGATGTGTGAAAGAGATGATGGGAAGTGGACGGTTGCTGGCATTGAATTTCATGGAAGATCTCAGCACTTTGTTCACTTCCATCTAGGCGATTATGGCGAGAGAGGTGAAGCGGAGTCTGCATTTGAAGGAAAGAGGAGGCTCAAGGATTTTTGGAGTGAGGCGTATAAATCGCAGAACAAAGTCATCTCAAAACCAACCGTATCGTCGATAGAAAGTATAGAGTGTAGTGCTGGGCAGTCGTGA